A genomic window from Hippocampus zosterae strain Florida chromosome 13, ASM2543408v3, whole genome shotgun sequence includes:
- the smc2 gene encoding structural maintenance of chromosomes protein 2, protein MHIKSIIIEGFKSYAQRTEINGFDPLFNAITGLNGSGKSNILDSICFLLGITNLTHVRASNLQDLVYKNGQGGITKATVSITFDNANKSQSPLGFETHDEITVTRQVVIGGRNKYLINGVNANNTRVQDLFCSVGLNVNNPHFLIMQGRITKVLNMKPPEILAMIEEAAGTRMYECKKISAQKTIEKKEAKLKEIHTILDEEITPTMQKLLEERSSYLEYQKLMREIEHLSRLYVAWQFLCAEETKLKSAENLKVMQNNIAEMQATLAENESKVRELSVQIQELKDKRDQEVNSVLKSLEETLADVQRVDAKAQSALDVKKQNFEDETKKQAELVKSMQEDKKMLLVKEKEMSKLTEQLQALKEEGQKDGATLEAAEQHFKAVSAGLSTNEDGEEATLAGQMMACKNDMSKADTEAKQAQMTLKHAQAELKTKQAEVKNMDSGYKKDQDSLQVIKNRKEKLEAELAKLKYEDGKEESLLEKKRQLSREVASLKEKYERLVSRFPNLRFDYKDPERGWDRSKVKGLLANLISVRDVSYATALEVVAGGRLYNIVVDTEVTGKKLLEKGELQRRYTIIPLNKISAKTLSDRVVNSAKSLVGEDNVHTALSLVGYEAELRKAMEYVFGSTLVCDTLDNAKKVAFDKQVLTKTVTLGGDIFDPQGTLSGGARSQSASVLSSLQEVKEVQSNLNEKEAQLRDTEQQLASLKETAEKYRQLKQQHDLKVEEEQILQAKLQQSSFHQQQEELERLHKAIEESEETLRVTKEVQKRAEEKFKVLENKMKNAEAEREKDLKAAQHKLNAAKAKADASNEKLKQKQQESDAVALELEELQREQAGYEQQIQAVDEATKAMKEQIDSMAVTVSQNKEAVRKAQEELSKQKDAIMAQFKEIKGKTTEADKIREQNNEAQLKIKELEHNISKHLKDSRDAAGEVARMLEEHEWIQSERQQFGRPNSSYDFKTNNPREAGQRLKKLQETTSKLERNVNKRAMNMLNEAEERYNDLMKKKRIVENDKAKILQTIEELDQKKNVALNVAWQKVNKDFGSIFSSLLPGASAKLAPPQGCGVLDGLEFKVALGSIWKENLSELSGGQRSLVALSLILAMLLFKPAPIYILDEVDAALDLSHTQNIGQMLRRHFTHSQFVVVSLKDGMFTNANVLFKTKFVDGMSTVSRTALSQRDTKGHAQQATAKRLAD, encoded by the exons ATGCacattaagtcaattatcatcGAAGGGTTCAAATCCTACGCACAACGGACTGAGATCAACGGCTTCGACCCGCTCTTCAACGCCATCACCGGGCTGAACGGTAGCGGCAAGTCGAACATTTTGGATTCCATATGTTTTCTCTTGGGCATTACGAACCTTACTCAC GTTCGAGCCTCCAACCTCCAGGACCTGGTATACAAAAACGGGCAAGGAGGTATCACCAAGGCCACCGTGTCCATCACTTTTGACAACgcaaacaaaagccaaagtcCTTTGGGCTTTGAAACACATGATGAGATCACAGTCACCAGACAG GTTGTAATTGGTGGCCGAAACAAGTATCTCATCAATGGAGTCAATGCTAACAATACTAGAGTCCAGGACTTGTTCTGTTCTGTTGGCCTCAATGTCAACAACCCTCATTTTCTCATCATGCAG GGAAGGATCACCAAAGTTTTGAATATGAAGCCACCAGAG ATTCTTGCCATGATCGAGGAAGCTGCAGGGACCAGAATGTATGAATGCAAAAAGATTAGCGCCCAGAAGACAATTGAGAAGAAAGAGGCCAAGCTGAAAGAGATCCACACT ATTTTAGATGAGGAAATTACTCCAACCATGCAGAAATTACTTGAG GAGCGATCGTCTTACCTGGAGTACCAGAAACTAATGCGTGAGATCGAACACTTGTCGCGCCTTTACGTGGCCTGGCAGTTCTTGTGTGCCGAGGAGACCAAACTAAAGTCTGCTGAGAATCTGAAAGTGATGCAGAACAACATTGCCGAGATGCAAGCCACCCTGGCTGAGAACGAGAGCAAAGTCCGTGAGCTTTCTGTGCAGATTCAGGAACTCAAAGACAAAAGAGACCAG GAAGTGAACAGTGTGCTAAAATCTCTGGAGGAAACGCTAGCCGACGTGCAGCGTGTGGACGCGAAAGCTCAGAGTGCTCTCGATGTGAAAAAACAGAACTTTGAGGATGAAACCAAGAAGCAGGCGGAGCTTGTCAAGAGTATGCAGGAG gACAAGAAGATGCTGTTGGTGAAAGAAAAAGAGATGTCCAAGTTGACGGAGCAGCTTCAGGCTCTAAAAGAGGAAGGCCAGAAAGATGGCGCGACCCTTGAGGCTGCCGAGCAACATTTTAAGGCCGTGTCTGCCGGCCTGTCCACCAATGAGGATGGAGAGGAAGCCACGCTGGCCGGCCAGATGATGGCCTGTAAGAATGACATGAGCAAGGCCGACACTGAAGCCAAGCAG GCCCAAATGACACTGAAGCACGCCCAAGCTGAATTGAAGACCAAGCAGGCCGAGGTGAAAAATATGGACAGCGGCTACAAGAAGGATCAGGATAGTCTGCAGGTTATCAAAAACCGCAAGGAGAAATTGGAGGCCGAGCTCGCTAAACTCAAATATGAAG ATGGGAAGGAGGAGAGTCTTCTGGAGAAGAAAAGACAGCTGTCCAGAgaggtagcaagtctgaaagagAAATACGAGCGGCTTGTGTCTCGCTTCCCAAACCTTCGCTTTGACTACAA aGACCCTGAACGTGGATGGGACCGCAGTAAAGTGAAAGGACTGTTGGCCAACTTGATTTCAGTACGCGACGTTTCCTATGCGACTGCCCTGGAGGTGGTCGCCGGCGGCCGACTTTATAATATTGTCGTTGACACAGAG gtgACAGGTAAGAAGCTGCTGGAGAAGGGGGAGCTGCAGCGGAGGTACACCATCATTCCCCTGAACAAGATCTCTGCCAAGACACTGAGTGACAGAGTGGTCAATTCTGCAAAGAGCCTG GTGGGAGAAGACAACGTCCACACGGCTCTATCCCTGGTGGGCTATGAGGCGGAGCTGCGCAAAGCCATGGAGTATGTGTTTGGCTCCACCCTGGTGTGTGACACTCTGGACAACGCCAAGAAGGTGGCTTTTGATAAACAGGTGCTGACCAAGACCGTCACTCTTGGAGGAGACATTTTTGACCCGCAGGGGACTCTGAGTGGAG GCGCTCGTTCACAGTCTGCGTCGGTCCTAAGCAGCCTGCAGGAGGTGAAGGAGGTTCAGAGCAATTTGAATGAAAAGGAAGCCCAGTTGAGGGATACTGAGCAACAACTGGCCAGCCTGAAGGAAACTGCTGAGAA ATATCGTCAGCTGAAACAGCAGCATGATTTGAAAGTGGAGGAAGAGCAGATTTTGCAAGCCAAGCTGCAGCAGAGCTCCTTCCACCAGCAGCAAGAGGAGCTTGAGAGGCTGCACAAAGCCATCG AGGAGAGCGAGGAGACTCTGCGTGTCACCAAGGAGGTGCAGAAGCGGGCGGAGGAGAAGTTCAAGGTGCTGGAGAACAAGATGAAGAACGCAGAGGCAGAGAGGGAGAAGGACCTGAAAGCCGCCCAGCACAAGCTGAATGCAGCCAAGGCCAAAGCTGACGCCTCCAATGAGAAGCTCAAGCAGAAGCAGCAG GAGTCTGATGCGGTGGCATTGGAGTTGGAGGAGCTGCAGCGGGAGCAGGCGGGTTACGAGCAGCAGATTCAAGCTGTGGACGAGGCCACCAAGGCCATGAAGGAGCAGATTGACAGCATGGCCGTCACTGTGTCGCAGAACAAG GAGGCCGTTCGAAAGGCCCAGGAGGAACTTTCCAAGCAGAAGGATGCCATCATGGCTCAGTTCAAAGAAATCAAG GGCAAAACCACTGAAGCTGACAAGATACGAGAGCAGAACAATGAAGCCCAATTGAAGATCAAGGAATTGGAACACAACATCAGTAAACACCTCAAAGACAGTCGGGATGCAGCAGGCGAG GTTGCCCGGATGCTGGAGGAGCACGAATGGATCCAGTCTGAGCGTCAGCAGTTTGGGAGGCCCAACTCCTCCTACGACTTCAAGACCAACAACCCCCGTGAGGCCGGCCAGCGCCTCAAGAAGCTCCAGGAGACCACCAGCAAGCTGGAGAGGAATGTCAACAAGCGGGCCATGAACATGCTCAACGAGGCCGAGGAACGG TACAATGACCTGATGAAGAAGAAGCGCATCGTGGAGAATGACAAAGCCAAGATCCTGCAGACCATTGAGGAGCTGGACCAGAAGAAGAATGTGGCTCTCAATGTGGCCTGGCAAAAG GTCAACAAGGACTTTGGGTCCATTTTCTCCTCCCTGTTGCCTGGAGCCTCAGCTAAGCTCGCCCCGCCGCAGGGCTGCGGCGTCCTGGACGGTCTGGAGTTCAAAGTAGCCCTGGGCAGTATCTGGAAGGAGAACTTGTCTGAGCTGAGTGGGGGGCAAAG GTCGCTGGTGGCCTTGTCTCTGATCCTAGCAATGCTGCTCTTCAAGCCCGCTCCAATCTACATCTTAGATGAGGTGGATGCCGCGCTGGACCTCTCGCACACGCAAAACATCGGGCAGATGCTGCGGAGACATTTTACACATTCACAG TTTGTGGTGGTCTCGCTCAAGGATGGCATGTTCACCAACGCCAATGTCCTTTTTAAGACCAAGTTTGTAGATGGCATGTCCACGGTGTCACGCACTGCCCTCAGTCAGAGAGACACCAAAGGTCACGCACAACAAGCCACGGCTAAAAGACTGGCGGATTAA